Genomic DNA from Paenibacillus donghaensis:
CTTCCTTGTAGATCAGACAGCGCAGGGTTTGGTCCGGATACCTCATCTCAGCAGTATACGTGCTGCCGTCCTCCAGCGTGATCTTCACATTCACCATTCCCCGTTTCTCATCCTCCGCACTCTTGACCAGGGAGGCACTGCTAATCTTGCGGGTCTCCCCCTGCTTCTCCGTTACAATCCTGCGTGCGGCTTCAATCCAGCTCTTGTCCTTAGAGATCTTCTTGCTGGCGGCTGCCGATATTGGTGTTCTCACAGCATCGTAGTTAACAACCGTTGTGTCCACCACAGTGCCTGTTAGTGAATCAACAATGACATTATAACTTAGAAAAGAGACACCGTTGGCAAGCAAGGTCTTCATTTTGTAGGGCCGGTAAGAAATCCACCAGTTGCCTTTCTGCGCGGGTCCAAAGCGGTTGAAGCTTGCTTTGGTCTCTAGCTTGGACACATCTGCATCAAAAATTCTGGCTACACTTGCCTTGGCTGCGGAGAGGGCAGCGGTCTTGCTGATGTCCTTTGTGTCGGGCTGCTGCGGCTTCCACTGCTGTGACAGAGCAAAATTTTCCCGCCAGTTCCAATCGACAAATTGCAGTAATTCTTCGTCTGTCAGCGCTCTGGCAGGCAACATAAAGGAGCCTTGCTGCATATCGATATAGAACTCGTTGTTGCCCTTCTGCAACGGTATAGAACTGGCAGGACGAAGCCCGTCATATTGATAGTTCTCATCCAGAATGTCGCGGCGTTTCACTTCGGCTTCTGACATATCACGGCTCATATCCAGACCGCTGTTTCTAATGTTGAAGTAATCCGTTATTTTCTTGATCTCTGCCGGCGTCATCTGCTCTTTCAAGTATTCTTCCACGGTAGAGACCGGAGTTGCGGCTTCTACCTTGAGCACAGGGATGTTGCCGCTGTCCAGCTTCACCTTCGTTATGGATTGCTCCTGCACTGCGGGGATGCGCTCGGCTGCGACAGCTTGCTGTTTCACCAGTCCCGGCACGCTTAATGCACTGAGGGTCAGCAATCCCCCTGAAATGGCAAATACGGTAATGGCTGCGGTGATTCTCTTAGATTTCATAGTTTGATGTTACCTCCATCTTCTTGATTAGGCTTGGCCTGCACCTAATGTAAGCTAAAGATGTTATAGAGTTAGAGCTTAGTTGTTATGGAGTTGTAAAAAGATACGGATGCGCGTTCCCTGATGCTTCACGGATTCGAGCACAAGTCTTGCTCCATGCGCATCGGCGATCTGGCGGCATAACGACAACCCGAGTCCGGCTCCGCCATGCTCCCGGGAACGGGCCTGATCGGCGCGGTAGAAGGGTTCGAACGCCCGTTCCACCTGCTCTGGCGTCATGCCTGTTCCACAGTCCCGTACTTCCAGTACCGCGGCGTCATCCTCCTCATAGGCCAGCAGCCGGATTTCTGCTCCAGCCGGAGAAGCATGAACCGCATTGTCTATGCAGTTGATCAGCCAGGAGGCCAGCAGGTCGGGATCTCCCCATATGCGCTCAATGGACAGCTCCTGGACAAGCGTAAGATCGGCGTTCTTCAGCTGTGCGCTTTCGGTCTGCCGGACAGCCTGGAACAAAGCCTGGATGTTAACGCTGCCTGGCTTCAGCACCTGATGGCGGACCGCCGACAGCTCAAGCAGCTTAAAGGCCAGATTCTTAAGCCTAACTGTCTCACTCAGAATATACTGGCTGGCCGTTCTGCGGTCTTCTTCCCCGATATTTGCCGCATTCAGGTATTCGGCGAAACCCAGCATGCCTGTTAAGGGGGTCCGCAGCTCATGGGCCAGATTGTCGACGATCCGCTGCTTCTCTACTGCCATCTCCGACAGCTCTGTCACATGCTGCTCTACCGCTTCTGTCATCTGGTTGAAGCTGCGGGCCAGCTCACCGAACTCGTCATTGCTGCGGATGTGGACTCTTTCGGCATAATTCCCGCCTGCGATATCCCTGGTGGTGGCCGTCAGCTGGCGCAGCGGCCGGGTCAGTTGTCTGATCATTAGGAACAGAGCAAGAACGAGTAGGGGACCCACTGTGAAATTAATAATTACAAACAGGCGGTTCAGCTCATTCTGCTGGTCATATAGCTCCTCGATATTCCGCTGGTATACAAGCAGAAGATTATTGTAGGGAGCGGGGAGGAGGTTCGAGCTGCGGATATAACGCACCCCGTCGATCTCCAGCTGTTCATAGAGCAGTTGGGGTTTCCGCTGCACCTCTGTTTCCGCCGGGTACAGCAGCCGGTCTCCATCCCACAGCTGAATGCCAATATCTTGCTGCTTGTAATAATCGGCATAGGAGGAGGCAACCTCCAGCAGCATCTGCTCGGTAACCCGGGTTCCACGGGATTCAATCGAATTCAGGTTCTCATAGATATTGTTGGCAATCAGCGTCTGATCGCTGGCCGCTCGCTCTGTTTCCCGCTGCAGGCTCAGCTGCAGACTGCGGTTCATCATAATCAGGACACTCACATCCAGCGCGGTAATGAACAGAACCAGCACGAGCAGAAGGGTTTTGTGCCAGAATTTCATAACTTCAGCCCTCCACTTCGAGACGGTAGCCCAGCTTAAAGATCGTCTTGATCCGTTCCTCCCAGCCCAGCTTCCTGCGCAGCTGGCGGATGTGAACATCCACCGTCCGGGTCTCGCCTTCGTAATCAAACCCCCAGGCCAGCTCCAGCAACTTCTCTCTGGACAAGGCGATATTCCGGTTCTGAATCAGCACCTCCAGCAGCTCGAATTCCCTTGCCGTCAGCTCCACCGGGTGCCCGTCCTTCCATACCTTACGTTCCTGCAGCCGGACCTCAACCTGATCCAGCGCGAAGACGGAGCTTGGCTGGTCTTGGTGGCGGAGTGCCACATTAATTCTCGCCAGCAGCTCCAGGATCTCAAACGGCTTGATGATATAGTCATCTGCTCCCAGCTCAAAACCGGTAATCCGGTCGGCTAATGAATCTTTGGCAGTAATAAAGATGACGGCCATATTCCTAGGCTGAATCTCCTTCATCAGCTCAAACCCGTTCATTTCAGGCAGCATCACATCCAGCAGAACCAGATCGACCTGTTCCTTCTCCAGGATGTTCAGAGCCTCTACACCATTGTAGGCTTTATAGAATTGATGGCCCACCAGCTTCAGGTTCATCGTAATTAAATCGCTGATTGATTTTTCGTCTTCAACTACCAGGATGCTTGCCATTGTCTAACCCTCCGGAAATGTAATGTTTAGGTATTCGGGAGCAGTGGTCATGTTTCCTTCTGAGAAGTTTAGAGTGGATTACAATAAACGAGTAATTTGTCATTTTATAGCGTGATTATCGCGAAAAAACTAGAAAAATGATGTAAAGTGCAAGAAAACCTCAAAAGAGTCAAAGAATTTGTCGATAGTAGTTAAGAGGTAAATCATGGGAAAGCAAATTTTCCCAGAGATGCAGCATAGAGAGACACAAAAAAAAGGACAGGAGATGTACCCGAAAATGATTGCAGAAACAAAGATGTACCCAGAGTTTAACACCATTTTTATCAGCTTGCATGGTTTCGCCGAACTGCAGGAAACCATCGCTGAAGTAGACAAGTTTGAAGCTTCAATGCCATCGCTGCCGCTGAAGGAGATGTCATTGATCATTGACTGCCATGATATGTCCCCATTCAAACCGGACATTCTGCCGGTACTGGAGCGTTGCTATGTAATGTACAACGAATTCAAGCACACGGTGCTTGTGAACCCCAAGAAAGTGGTTGCCAAATCTCAACTGCAGAGAGTAGCACCCAATGCCAATTTCAAGGGTCATTTCGTAGATACGGTTGAAGAAGCTTGGGCTATCATCAAAGCATAAACATACATCAACTTGCAAAGGGTGGTCAAACTTGGTGAACGTGAAAATAATAGGCACCGAAGTGTACCATCCGGCCACTAAAATCAGCAATGAGGAGCTGGCTCAGACCGCCGGCGAATCGGCAGCAAAGCTGATTGGCATCTGGGAATATTTCGGACGCAAGGACCGTTATTATGCTACGAATGATGAGGAAAGCACGCTCATGATGGGCATTGAAGCAGCCAAAGCCGTACTGAAGGCGCATGGCTTAAGCGGCAGTGATCTGGATATGATTGTGTTCTCTTCCGGAACACATGATTTCAGCGCGCCTACCGATGCGGCTCTGGTGCATCAGGCTCTCGAAGGTAAAGACACTTGTATTGTTTATGACAGCAACGCCAACTGTGTAGGCATGGTTGTGGCCGCCGATCAGGCAGCCCGCGCAATGACCACCAATAACAAAATGAAATATGCGCTGATCGTAGGTTCCGAGCAGATTGCCCGCTTCTATAAAGAGGGAGATCTGGCCTCCAAGGGGCTCTGCGGCGATGCGGCATGTGCGGTTCTGCTGGAACGTATAGAGGAAGGGGATCAGGGCTTGATTGATTCCGCCTACTATACCAATTCTCAAAAAGCCGAGGATATGCTGTTTCCGTACGGAGGCATGACACAGATGTTCAGCGAGCAGCTGACGCTCGAAGAGAAGAAGATTTATCTTCACCCCGAGTATAATGTCAATGTGGCTTTCCCGACAGCGGTAAGCAATATCGAGCTGCTGCTGCGGGAGCATGGGCTGGAAAAAAGCGATATCACGCACTATATGCTCAGCCAGCTGAACTTGAGTGTGATCAAGGATATTGCCGGCAAGCTGGGAGAAGAGCTGGATAAATTCCCTTATGTAGGCGATATCTACGGGTATACCGGCACTAGCAGCCCCTTCCTCACGCTGCACCATGCGATCCAAGCCGGAACCCTTGTTCGCGGTGATCTGTTCTTCATGTGGTCCGTGGGAGCCGGTATTACCAGCTGTGCTACACTGTGGAGATTGTAATTGTACACAAGCTTTGCTCTATAGAAGAAAGGCCCGCGAATTACTGCGGGCCTTTTGTTTGCTTGGCAGAGTCGGATACCGCTCTTATAGTAGCGGCAAAGCCATTTCTTCCTAAGTCGGGCGATGAGCCTGCGTTAGCGGACGATGATTTTGCGTTCACCGGCAAGCAGCCGCAGCTCGCGCGGAAGCCGGTCACGGTCATGCTCGGGGATATCCAACTGTACTCCGTAATGAAACCTGGAGTCCTTCTCGAAGTTCCATTTCAGTGTT
This window encodes:
- a CDS encoding sensor histidine kinase, with the protein product MKFWHKTLLLVLVLFITALDVSVLIMMNRSLQLSLQRETERAASDQTLIANNIYENLNSIESRGTRVTEQMLLEVASSYADYYKQQDIGIQLWDGDRLLYPAETEVQRKPQLLYEQLEIDGVRYIRSSNLLPAPYNNLLLVYQRNIEELYDQQNELNRLFVIINFTVGPLLVLALFLMIRQLTRPLRQLTATTRDIAGGNYAERVHIRSNDEFGELARSFNQMTEAVEQHVTELSEMAVEKQRIVDNLAHELRTPLTGMLGFAEYLNAANIGEEDRRTASQYILSETVRLKNLAFKLLELSAVRHQVLKPGSVNIQALFQAVRQTESAQLKNADLTLVQELSIERIWGDPDLLASWLINCIDNAVHASPAGAEIRLLAYEEDDAAVLEVRDCGTGMTPEQVERAFEPFYRADQARSREHGGAGLGLSLCRQIADAHGARLVLESVKHQGTRIRIFLQLHNN
- a CDS encoding response regulator transcription factor is translated as MASILVVEDEKSISDLITMNLKLVGHQFYKAYNGVEALNILEKEQVDLVLLDVMLPEMNGFELMKEIQPRNMAVIFITAKDSLADRITGFELGADDYIIKPFEILELLARINVALRHQDQPSSVFALDQVEVRLQERKVWKDGHPVELTAREFELLEVLIQNRNIALSREKLLELAWGFDYEGETRTVDVHIRQLRRKLGWEERIKTIFKLGYRLEVEG
- a CDS encoding 3-oxoacyl-[acyl-carrier-protein] synthase III C-terminal domain-containing protein — protein: MNVKIIGTEVYHPATKISNEELAQTAGESAAKLIGIWEYFGRKDRYYATNDEESTLMMGIEAAKAVLKAHGLSGSDLDMIVFSSGTHDFSAPTDAALVHQALEGKDTCIVYDSNANCVGMVVAADQAARAMTTNNKMKYALIVGSEQIARFYKEGDLASKGLCGDAACAVLLERIEEGDQGLIDSAYYTNSQKAEDMLFPYGGMTQMFSEQLTLEEKKIYLHPEYNVNVAFPTAVSNIELLLREHGLEKSDITHYMLSQLNLSVIKDIAGKLGEELDKFPYVGDIYGYTGTSSPFLTLHHAIQAGTLVRGDLFFMWSVGAGITSCATLWRL